DNA sequence from the Shewanella piezotolerans WP3 genome:
GCCCTAATTGGCTGTAGCCCTACTGTTAAAATAGAGCCACCAGATAAGCCTATAGTGATAAACCTCAATGTAAAAATTGAGCATGAAATCAAGATTAAAGTAGACAAAGAGCTCGACGAACTTCTCGCCGATGATGAGTTGTTTTAACCCAAGGATAAGAAGGAGTGATTAATGAAATCTAAAATACTAGTTCTATTTGCTAGCCTGTTACTTAGCTTCAATGCCTTGGCTATTTCTCTGCAAGATGCCAAAGCACAAGGGTTAGTGGGAGAGCAGACCAATGGTTATCTTGGTCTTGTTCAAGCTTCAGCGGAGGCAAAGACGCTGATCATTTCGGTTAACGCTAAGCGTAAATCTCACTATCAGAAAATAGCGAAGAAAAACAATATTTCACTGAATGATGTTGCGAAACTAGCTGCTGAGAAAGCGATTAAGGGGACCAAAAAAGGCCAATACATTCAAACAACCAGTGGTAAG
Encoded proteins:
- a CDS encoding YnbE family lipoprotein, which produces MLIAIYALIGCSPTVKIEPPDKPIVINLNVKIEHEIKIKVDKELDELLADDELF
- a CDS encoding YdbL family protein; translation: MKSKILVLFASLLLSFNALAISLQDAKAQGLVGEQTNGYLGLVQASAEAKTLIISVNAKRKSHYQKIAKKNNISLNDVAKLAAEKAIKGTKKGQYIQTTSGKWVKK